The Primulina huaijiensis isolate GDHJ02 chromosome 17, ASM1229523v2, whole genome shotgun sequence genome window below encodes:
- the LOC140963520 gene encoding pseudouridine kinase isoform X2, producing MPPLLCLQIPGPPLLERCRGVARNVAECLLKLGAKPYLISATGFDLAGNLMLESWRSAGLSIEGIRKIQDVESAVVCNILDGEGELATGVASVEAIERFLTPDWIQKFKFKFCVAPVLMVDANLSPPALVVSCRMAAECDTPVWFEPVSVTKSKRVAPIVKYITFTSPNEDELVAMANALSSGNKFSPIERDILSSSCSTESLFQMLKPPIWVLLEKGIQVVIVTLGSNGVFLCLKAMHGVEKHDFIKRKSFSFCRELYETVNLSCPPSRTLNTSRPSGSYYIAIHFPALSASVVRLTGGGDCFVGGTIASICSGLDIMQSVAVGIAAARGAVESESNVPAEYDLTKVADDARSVYSDAKVVFCESKL from the exons ATGCCACCCCTTCTGTGCCTGCAAATCCCAGGACCACCACTCCTGGAAAGGTGTC GTGGTGTAGCAAGAAATGTTGCTGAATGCTTGCTAAAACTGGGAGCAAAACCTTACTTGATAAGTGCCACAGGATTTGACTTGGCAG GCAACTTGATGTTGGAAAGCTGGAGATCTGCTGGATTATCCATAGAAG GCATTAGGAAGATCCAAGATGTCGAGAGTGCAGTTGTTTGCAACATATTGGATGGTGAAGGTGAATTAGCTACTGGTGTTGCTAGTGTGGAAGCAATT GAAAGGTTCCTTACTCCTGATTGGATTcagaaattcaaattcaaattctgtGTTGCTCCTGTATTGATGGTTGACGCAAACTTAAGTCCTCCAGCTCTTGTTGTATCTTGTCGAA TGGCAGCAGAATGTGATACTCCTGTTTGGTTTGAGCCGGTATCAGTGACAAAGTCCAAAAGAGTCGCTCCCATTGTAAAATAT ATAACTTTTACCTCTCCCAATGAAGATGAGCTTGTAGCTATGGCAAATGCTCTTTCTAGTGGAAATAAATTCTCACCGATTGAAAGAGATATTTTGAGTAGCAGTTGCTCCACAGAATCATTGTTTCAAATGCTAAAACCTCCAATATGGGTTTTGCTAGAGAAAGGTATTCAAGTGGTGATTGTCACTCTTGGATCTAATGGAGTGTTCCTATGCCTCAAAGCAATGCATGGAGTAGAGAAacatgattttatcaaaaggaAGTCTTTTTCTTTCTGTAGAGAACTGTATGAAACTGTTAATTTAAGTTGCCCACCAAGCAGGACTTTGAACACTTCTAGGCCTAGTGGAAGTTACTATATTGCTATACATTTTCCTGCTCTTTCTGCCTCGGTAGTTAGGCTTACTGGTGGTGGTGACTGCTTCGTTGGTGGCACGATAGCATCGATCTGTTCTGGTTTAGATATAATGCAGAGTGTGGCAGTTGGGATTGCAGCTGCTCGAGGAGCCGTTGAAAGTGAGAGTAATGTCCCTGCAGAATATGATTTGACGAAAGTTGCAG ATGATGCGAGGTCCGTCTACTCAGATGCAAAAGTGGTCTTCTGTGAATCAAAGTTGTAA
- the LOC140962961 gene encoding isoamylase 2, chloroplastic-like: MTMLPVQYACSSCRAFESPDLFAANFGIYVKRVTRDLVKFDLKQKIVKGRLMKSGGRISLEHHVMKALATSDVSVVQTTEKVASYRFRTEIGGQLKVLVRKKNNKCEVRVEVSTLHGEGDGELIMSWGLFRSDSSIFMPLNFQKSSADSKDNVVETPFIKDSVGRLAVELDFDASLAPFYVSILLKPSGFKIPTIKSHRKANFVVPVGFGSGRPFPLGLSFLDNRSINFAFFSSNAESVVLCLYSESTADKPALEIDLDPYVNRSGYIWHALIDDSLPFKSYGYRCSSGNANRGQHVLLDPYAKVIKDFGLGLSRKWLGKLCEEPAFDWSGEFHPSLPLEKLIVYRLNVTRFTKDKSSKLPANTAGTFYGIYEKLHHFKDLGVNAVLLEPIFPFDEHKGPYFSWHFFSLGSSYRPSGDPKFIANSMKEMVKKLHASGIEVLLEVVFTHTGEDATLKGIDDSYYHAKEDLKSKNMLNCNYPVVQQMILESLRHWVIEYHIDGFCFIDATSLLRGKHGEFLSRPPLVEAIAFDPLLSNIKIIADSWDPYDMETKESVFPHWKRWAEMNGKFCVDARNFVRGQGSISSLATRFCGSGDIFLGGRGPAFSFNFITRNVGLTLTDLVSFSSEEVESQLSWNCGEEGPTNKNSVLERRLKQIRNFLFILFISLGVPVLNMGDECGQSCGGSLAYADRKPLDWNSLRSGFSIQITQFISFLCSLKMRRSDLLQRQSFLKQDKIEWHGTDLSPPTWDDPLSKFVAVTLKVDKKLSQSTSAFPKPCGDLFVAFNSANQSEEVSLPSLPDNTAWFRLVDTALPFPGFFSVDGVPLEDGLSTYEMKSHSCVLFEAQSL; this comes from the coding sequence ATGACCATGCTTCCTGTACAGTATGCTTGCTCAAGCTGTCGAGCTTTTGAATCGCCTGATCTATTTGCTGCCAATTTTGGGATATATGTGAAAAGGGTTACAAGGGATTTAGTAAAATTTGATCTAAAACAGAAAATAGTCAAAGGTCGACTCATGAAATCTGGTGGGAGGATTTCTCTGGAGCATCATGTGATGAAGGCATTGGCCACTTCAGACGTTTCAGTTGTTCAAACCACGGAAAAAGTAGCATCTTATAGATTTAGGACAGAGATTGGTGGTCAGTTGAAGGTGCTCGTtagaaagaaaaataacaaaTGTGAAGTACGTGTTGAAGTCTCCACCTTGCATGGAGAGGGAGATGGAGAGCTTATTATGAGCTGGGGCCTGTTCAGATCTGACTCATCAATCTTTATGCCGCTGAACTTTCAAAAATCAAGTGCTGATAGCAAAGATAATGTTGTCGAAACCCCATTCATCAAAGATTCTGTAGGTCGATTAGCTGTTGAATTGGATTTTGATGCAAGTTTAGCCCCTTTCTATGTTTCAATTCTATTGAAGCCTTCTGGTTTTAAAATACCAACAATTAAAAGCCACAGGAAAGCTAATTTTGTTGTGCCAGTAGGTTTTGGCTCTGGACGCCCTTTTCCCTTGGGCCTTTCTTTCTTGGATAATAGATCCATAAACTTTGCCTTTTTCTCGAGTAATGCTGAAAGTGTCGTCCTATGTCTATATTCGGAGTCTACAGCTGACAAGCCTGCTTTAGAGATTGACCTGGATCCATATGTCAATCGTTCTGGTTATATTTGGCATGCCCTGATAGATGATTCTCTGCCCTTTAAGAGCTATGGTTATCGCTGCAGCAGTGGTAATGCCAACAGAGGGCAACATGTTCTTTTGGATCCATATGCTAAGGTTATAAAGGACTTTGGGTTGGGTTTAAGTCGAAAATGGCTTGGAAAATTGTGCGAGGAACCTGCATTTGATTGGAGTGGTGAGTTCCATCCGAGCTTACCTTTGGAGAAACTTATTGTTTATCGATTAAATGTCACCCGCTTTACAAAGGATAAGTCAAGTAAGTTACCTGCCAATACTGCTGGAACTTTTTATGGTATTTATGAGAAACTGCACCATTTCAAAGATCTTGGTGTCAATGCCGTCTTATTAGAGCCAATCTTCCCCTTTGATGAGCACAAAGGACCCTATTTTTCTTGGCACTTCTTTTCTCTTGGAAGTTCATATAGACCTTCTGGCGACCCGAAGTTTATTGCAAATTCCATGAAAGAGATGGTTAAGAAGCTGCATGCTAGTGGAATTGAGGTTTTGCTTGAAGTTGTTTTCACCCATACTGGTGAGGACGCAACACTGAAAGGAATTGATGATTCATATTATCACGCCAAAGAGGACTTGAAATCTAAAAATATGCTGAATTGTAACTACCCTGTTGTGCAACAAATGATCTTAGAGAGTCTTCGGCATTGGGTGATTGAGTATCACATCGATGGGTTCTGTTTCATCGATGCAACTTCACTCCTGAGGGGTAAACACGGTGAGTTCCTTTCACGCCCTCCTTTGGTTGAAGCTATTGCTTTTGATCCATTACTTTCGAATATCAAAATAATAGCAGATTCTTGGGATCCATATGACATGGAGACAAAAGAATCAGTATTCCCTCACTGGAAACGGTGGGCAGAAATGAACGGAAAATTTTGTGTTGATGCAAGAAACTTTGTGAGGGGTCAAGGTTCTATAAGCAGTTTAGCAACACGATTTTGTGGAAGTGGAGATATCTTTCTGGGTGGTCGGGGTCCAGCATTCTCTTTCAATTTTATTACTAGAAATGTTGGACTCACTCTAACAGATTTAGTTAGCTTTAGTAGTGAAGAAGTAGAGTCTCAGTTGAGTTGGAATTGCGGGGAAGAAGGACCCACAAATAAGAATTCTGTGCTAGAGAGGCGACTTAAACAGATCCGTAATTTCCTTTTCATATTGTTTATTTCTTTGGGTGTGCCAGTTCTCAACATGGGAGACGAATGTGGTCAATCTTGTGGAGGTTCCCTGGCATATGCTGACCGGAAACCTTTGGATTGGAACTCCTTGAGATCTGGCTTCAGTATTCAGATCAcacaatttatttcatttttgtgCTCATTGAAAATGAGACGAAGTGATCTTCTTCAGAGGCAGAGCTTCTTGAAACAAGATAAAATTGAGTGGCATGGAACCGATCTTTCTCCACCAACATGGGATGATCCATTATCCAAATTTGTAGCTGTGACTTTGAAGGTTGACAAAAAGTTAAGCCAATCGACTTCGGCTTTTCCAAAACCATGTGGTGACTTGTTTGTAGCCTTCAACAGTGCTAATCAGTCTGAGGAAGTTTCTCTCCCGTCACTTCCAGATAACACGGCTTGGTTTCGTTTGGTTGATACAGCGCTTCCTTTTCCTGGCTTTTTCTCTGTTGATGGTGTTCCTCTTGAAGATGGTTTATCAACATATGAAATGAAGTCTCATAGTTGTGTGTTGTTTGAAGCTCAGAGCTTGTAG
- the LOC140963520 gene encoding pseudouridine kinase isoform X1, with translation MELDKKGQVLGDEAEPVVIGGMVLDINATPSVPANPRTTTPGKVHYALGGVARNVAECLLKLGAKPYLISATGFDLAGNLMLESWRSAGLSIEGIRKIQDVESAVVCNILDGEGELATGVASVEAIERFLTPDWIQKFKFKFCVAPVLMVDANLSPPALVVSCRMAAECDTPVWFEPVSVTKSKRVAPIVKYITFTSPNEDELVAMANALSSGNKFSPIERDILSSSCSTESLFQMLKPPIWVLLEKGIQVVIVTLGSNGVFLCLKAMHGVEKHDFIKRKSFSFCRELYETVNLSCPPSRTLNTSRPSGSYYIAIHFPALSASVVRLTGGGDCFVGGTIASICSGLDIMQSVAVGIAAARGAVESESNVPAEYDLTKVADDARSVYSDAKVVFCESKL, from the exons ATG GAATTGGATAAAAAGGGGCAAGTTTTAGGCGATGAAGCAGAGCCAGTTGTGATAGGAGGAATGGTTTTGGACATAAATGCCACCCCTTCTGTGCCTGCAAATCCCAGGACCACCACTCCTGGAAAG GTTCACTATGCATTAGGTGGTGTAGCAAGAAATGTTGCTGAATGCTTGCTAAAACTGGGAGCAAAACCTTACTTGATAAGTGCCACAGGATTTGACTTGGCAG GCAACTTGATGTTGGAAAGCTGGAGATCTGCTGGATTATCCATAGAAG GCATTAGGAAGATCCAAGATGTCGAGAGTGCAGTTGTTTGCAACATATTGGATGGTGAAGGTGAATTAGCTACTGGTGTTGCTAGTGTGGAAGCAATT GAAAGGTTCCTTACTCCTGATTGGATTcagaaattcaaattcaaattctgtGTTGCTCCTGTATTGATGGTTGACGCAAACTTAAGTCCTCCAGCTCTTGTTGTATCTTGTCGAA TGGCAGCAGAATGTGATACTCCTGTTTGGTTTGAGCCGGTATCAGTGACAAAGTCCAAAAGAGTCGCTCCCATTGTAAAATAT ATAACTTTTACCTCTCCCAATGAAGATGAGCTTGTAGCTATGGCAAATGCTCTTTCTAGTGGAAATAAATTCTCACCGATTGAAAGAGATATTTTGAGTAGCAGTTGCTCCACAGAATCATTGTTTCAAATGCTAAAACCTCCAATATGGGTTTTGCTAGAGAAAGGTATTCAAGTGGTGATTGTCACTCTTGGATCTAATGGAGTGTTCCTATGCCTCAAAGCAATGCATGGAGTAGAGAAacatgattttatcaaaaggaAGTCTTTTTCTTTCTGTAGAGAACTGTATGAAACTGTTAATTTAAGTTGCCCACCAAGCAGGACTTTGAACACTTCTAGGCCTAGTGGAAGTTACTATATTGCTATACATTTTCCTGCTCTTTCTGCCTCGGTAGTTAGGCTTACTGGTGGTGGTGACTGCTTCGTTGGTGGCACGATAGCATCGATCTGTTCTGGTTTAGATATAATGCAGAGTGTGGCAGTTGGGATTGCAGCTGCTCGAGGAGCCGTTGAAAGTGAGAGTAATGTCCCTGCAGAATATGATTTGACGAAAGTTGCAG ATGATGCGAGGTCCGTCTACTCAGATGCAAAAGTGGTCTTCTGTGAATCAAAGTTGTAA
- the LOC140962934 gene encoding LOW QUALITY PROTEIN: protein TIC 62, chloroplastic-like (The sequence of the model RefSeq protein was modified relative to this genomic sequence to represent the inferred CDS: inserted 2 bases in 1 codon) yields MSLISLVFFGVDQSIIGYREPSGIWILQRPSQDNFSYFLAFMELRSLQFPCAVSCISHGGFTDKPFLHGLTNIKLPLDYRNCPNSKKLQFFYYKARMSGSVKLKVEAQNTTSSDAGGKDENLVFVAGATGKVGSRTVRELLKLGFKVQAGVRSIQRAESLLQSVQNMKFDDVAGGTPIDRLKLVVCDLEKRDQIEPALGNSSTVICCIGASEKEISDITGPYRIDFQATKNLIDAATSSKVKHFILVTSLGTNKIGFPAAILNLFWGVLIWKRKAEEALLASGLPYTIVRPGGMERPTDSFKETHNITLSEEDTLFGGLVSNLQVAELLAFMAKNRSLSSFKIVEVIAETSAPLTPVGELLQKIPSRRAEVYASRVSDNANTPTPPVSKSSSPKKDPEPVKSTATRPLSPYTAYDDLKPPTSPSPSXPTLSNYNKPENPVDIKKYSESKGGPDPSHLSKIAVHF; encoded by the exons ATGTCTCTTATATCATTAG TTTTTTTTGGCGTGGACCAATCAATAATAGGATATAGGGAACCATCTGGGATATGGATATTACAAAGGCCATCACAGGATAATTTCAGCTATTTTCTCGCATTCATGGAGCTCCGTTCCCTGCAGTTTCCTTGTGCAGTCAGCTGCATCTCTCATGGCGGGTTTACAGATAAGCCATTTTTACATGGGCTCACCAATATCAAGCTTCCGTTGGATTACAGAAACTGCCCAAATAGCAAAAAGctccaatttttttattacaaagcACGAATGTCAG GCTCCGTAAAACTAAAAGTTGAGGCACAAAATACTACGTCGAGTGATGCTGGTGGAAAGGATGAGAATCTTGTGTTTGTTGCTGGTGCCACTGGAAAAGTTGGATCTCGAACTGTGAG GGAGCTTTTAAAATTAGGATTTAAGGTTCAAGCTGGTGTTCGGAGTATTCAGAGAGCCGAATCACTATTGCAA AGTGTTCAGAACATGAAGTTCGACGATGTGGCTGGAGGCACTC CTATAGATAGGCTTAAACTTGTGGTGTGTGACCTGGAGAAACGGGATCAGATTGAGCCAGCACTTGGAAATTCTTCGACTGTTATATGTTGCATCGGTGCAAGCGAAAAGGAGATTTCTGATATAACTGGACCATACCGAATTGATTTTCAGGCGACCAAAaacttgattgatgcag CAACTTCTTCTAAGGTTAAGCATTTCATTTTGGTCACATCTCTCGGAACAAACAAAATTGGATTTCCTGCTGCTATCTTGAA TTTGTTTTGGGGAGTCCTAATTTGGAAGAGGAAAGCAGAGGAAGCACTTCTTGCCAGCGGTCTTCCATACACG ATAGTGAGACCTGGAGGAATGGAGAGGCCTACCGATTCTTTCAAAGAAACACATAATATTACGTTGTCGGAGGAGGATACTCTATTTGGTGGATTGGTGTCAAATCTGCAG GTAGCAGAACTACTGGCATTCATGGCCAAAAATCGCAGCCTTTCATCCTTCAAAATCGTTGAAGTAATTGCAGAAACTTCAGCTCCTTTGACTCCCGTCGGAGAACTCCTTCAAAAGATACCATCTCGGCGTGCTGAAGTTTATGCTTCCAGG GTGTCGGATAATGCAAACACCCCCACACCACCTGTTTCAAAAAGTAGTTCCCCAAAGAAAGATCCCGAACCGGTGAAGTCAACTGCTACAAGGCCTCTTTCTCCATACACAGC ATATGACGATCTCAAACCCCCTACATCGCCATCTCCAAG GCCAACTTTGTCAAACTACAATAAACCTGAGAATCCAGTTGATATCAAGAAATATTCAGAATCAAAAGGTGGACCGGATCCCTCTCATCTGTCAAAAATTGCAGTACATTTCTAG